Below is a genomic region from Fibrobacter sp. UWH6.
TACGGGGATTTCGAGCCGCACTTAAACGGCCGTGCAAGCAAGGAAAGAGGCGACAGGCCGAGCGCCCTGTTCACGGAAACCAAGGACGAGTACAAAATCGGGATACAAGGGAAGCTACCCTCGGCTACGGAATACAGCGTGGGCTTCAACCAGGCGACCTACACCCATAGCGAATACACCTCGGAACTTTACTTTGGCGGCGAACTCCGCCAACACGTGCTGAAAGACGGCCTGCTCTACTTTTCGCCCACTGCGCAGCTCCGCGAAGCCTACCTGCAACAGGAAATCGCCTACCAGAAATACCGCAACACGCTCAGCGACGTTTTGGACAAGTTCTACGATGCCTACTGGAACTACTTTTACGCAGAGCAAACCCTGCAATTCGCCACGAAGTCGTCACAAGTCGCAAAACAAATCGCGGACGACGCAGAAAAAAGGCAGCAGTTGGGCATACTCTCGGTCCTTGACAAGCAGAAGGCCGTCGCCGAGTATTCCGACCGCGAGAGCGGACGCCTCACGGCAATGAATCAATTGCGAAGCGCAAGGCTCAACCTGCTACTTGCGATATCTGCAAGCGAAATCATCCAGGATCCGCGCCCCATCGCCATAAGCCTCCCTAGCGACATCGACACGTCTATCCAGGTAAAACCAGTTGACGCCGAAGATTCCATCTACCGCCTTCATCCCGCCTACATGCAGCAGCAGGCGGAACTCGACCTGCGCGAAGAGGAATTGAAGCTACATCGCACAAAATCGCTCCCGACGCTCGACATTATCGGGAATTACGGGATACGCAGCCGCGACAAGGAAGCAAGAACGGCTATTCGCAACTTCAAGCACCCCGAAAACCGTCAAACAGTGCTTGCCGGAGGAATCGAAATAGACATTCCACTGTTCGCAAACATCAATGAACGTCACCAGATTGCCGCACAGAAGGTAAACGTGAGAGCCGCACGTACACGCCTCGCGCTCATTCAGAACAAACTTTTAGAGGAATTCAGCATTCTGCAGAAAAGGTCCATCGAAATACGCGAGCAATGGAAATTCAGCGAAATCGCCGTCAACTACCACGAAACGGAACTGCAAGAAGAATTCAAAAAAATGGAACTCGGCAAAAGCAACTACCACATCATTTTCGACATGGAAGAGGACCTCCGCAAGGCGGAACAGCGCCACCTCGAGAATACACGCGATTTGCACCTTATCGACGTAAAGCTCCTCATCGCGAAAGGAGAGCTGTTGCGCGAAAACGGCCTAGAAACTTGGGATCAGGGCAAGCCCGCCCTACGCAAGGAGCTGCTGCATGAATAATTCCAACACAAATTTGGACGCCAACAAACTGCTCCAGGCGATGCAAGGGGCGCTCAGCAGTTCCAACGCAAAAATCAACCAGATGACCCAAGTATTCGACGTCACCCAAAACGTACTTGCGTGCGACAAATTCAAAACGGCGACGTTGTCCCTGGTCAGCGGGCTCTGCGACAAATACAGCGCCGAAAGGGTGAGCCTCGGATGGGTCAAGCACGATTACGTTGAGCTAAAGGCTCTGAGCCACACCGACCATTTCGAGAAAAAAATGCAGGTGGTGCGAGACTTGGAAGGCATCATGGAAGAAGCCTACGAGCAAGACGCAGCCATCGTCTACCCCGCCCCCGAAAAGAACGTTCTTTCGATTCGCGAGCACGAGCTGTACAGCACCAAATACCACACAAAGTACATACTCACCGTACCAATCCACAATGGCGACGAAATCATCGGAATCATCTGCTGCGAACGAAATTCGCAACCTTTCGACGACTTGAATTCTGAACAAATTTACCTGACATCGTCACTGTGCGCAGCAAGACTTGAAGAACTTTACAACAAAAGCTGCTGGTTCGGACTCCGCATGGTAAAAAAACTTCGGAAAATACTCTCCAAGCTTTTGGGAATCGAACACACGTGGGCAAAGCTATTCGGGATACTTGCAATAGCGCTGGTTCTATTCGCGACGCTTTACCCAATCCCTTACAGGGTTAGCGCTCCGGCAATTCTGAAAACAGACAAAATAATCTATACGACAGCCCCCTTCGACGGATACATCGATACCGTTTTTGTAAAGCCCGGCGACGTCGTTTACAAGGGAGCCCCATTACTCCGACTAAACCAGACAGAGCTCAAGCTTGAAGAAGCCGATCTCATGGCGCAGGAACAGGACTCCCGGCGCGAAATACAAAAAGCCCAGGCGGCCCACCAGCTTGCCGAAATGCGAATTCACCAAGCGCGCCTCGCGCAAACCCAAGCAAAGCTCAAGACAGTGCGTTACAGGCTCTCCATGGCCGTGGTCGCCGTCACCGCCGACAGCGCCGTCATTATCGAAGGTGACCTGCAAAAA
It encodes:
- a CDS encoding TolC family protein; this translates as MHKLSAHLTLFAFILIFSVASSFATEDSLRLNLETALKILIENNTDIQEAKYNWIAQAEMTKGAYGDFEPHLNGRASKERGDRPSALFTETKDEYKIGIQGKLPSATEYSVGFNQATYTHSEYTSELYFGGELRQHVLKDGLLYFSPTAQLREAYLQQEIAYQKYRNTLSDVLDKFYDAYWNYFYAEQTLQFATKSSQVAKQIADDAEKRQQLGILSVLDKQKAVAEYSDRESGRLTAMNQLRSARLNLLLAISASEIIQDPRPIAISLPSDIDTSIQVKPVDAEDSIYRLHPAYMQQQAELDLREEELKLHRTKSLPTLDIIGNYGIRSRDKEARTAIRNFKHPENRQTVLAGGIEIDIPLFANINERHQIAAQKVNVRAARTRLALIQNKLLEEFSILQKRSIEIREQWKFSEIAVNYHETELQEEFKKMELGKSNYHIIFDMEEDLRKAEQRHLENTRDLHLIDVKLLIAKGELLRENGLETWDQGKPALRKELLHE
- a CDS encoding efflux RND transporter periplasmic adaptor subunit, translating into MNNSNTNLDANKLLQAMQGALSSSNAKINQMTQVFDVTQNVLACDKFKTATLSLVSGLCDKYSAERVSLGWVKHDYVELKALSHTDHFEKKMQVVRDLEGIMEEAYEQDAAIVYPAPEKNVLSIREHELYSTKYHTKYILTVPIHNGDEIIGIICCERNSQPFDDLNSEQIYLTSSLCAARLEELYNKSCWFGLRMVKKLRKILSKLLGIEHTWAKLFGILAIALVLFATLYPIPYRVSAPAILKTDKIIYTTAPFDGYIDTVFVKPGDVVYKGAPLLRLNQTELKLEEADLMAQEQDSRREIQKAQAAHQLAEMRIHQARLAQTQAKLKTVRYRLSMAVVAVTADSAVIIEGDLQKRIGAPVNQGTELFQMASIENIYVEINVPEQELRNVKLGTQGLLAIKSRPEYVYRFETQHISPTAEVKEQENTFAVRGEFVYQTPAWFRPGMTGIAKIFAGKRTLWWILSHQAIDYLRLKLWW